The Methanococcoides methylutens MM1 genome has a window encoding:
- a CDS encoding sodium:solute symporter, translated as MDGYQLFMAMLAVYLCGLIGIGWYFTKRQKTVTDFWLAGRKVGTIGVGFSSAASWLTAGGILAVIGFFMLLGMGSIWGFVAPNILALLIIAIFVKRIKHLPAITQAELLEQRYSSAIRAPVGIIITIVMILFAVADIKGFALVLQIFYGVDPIYAALIVALAVSVYVTLGGLHAVVWTDVIQFAFLSIFAIIMAFLAVDSVTSNVATISTASDLFSGVPGDWWNPFIIGIPMVLIFVFAIIPGWITEQDPWQKVWAAKDSTSARNGLVLGSLLVTIVFSACAVIAIALSALYPEIPAAGFPMGMAQAEPALLTYIVSTFSPAIIGLSAIGLAAASMSCADTFATSGASCVSRDIYQRFIRPDATMKQMLAINRLSVLFIVAAATVASFFIDGIIEAIHIATFIASASYFFPLMGGLYWKRATKEGALAGLIVGAVAQISFTIYDKVMTSPMAPPYLETVHPILMNHGVIVGMALSGIAFFGVSFMTRPSNIVNLAPFFKEAAEELASHEAQAVDEDSAEYKKFLKNVDEQITGERAHLHLRLEGSATVNWTRFVEQLKDSYAAWVTPTGIDSVYRLIQADMLACVSITRGEGEKEIWFASEPPVDSVEMQKRELFIAYKEVAAALEETGVILTMANND; from the coding sequence ATGGATGGTTATCAATTGTTTATGGCAATGCTTGCAGTCTACCTTTGTGGACTGATCGGCATTGGCTGGTACTTTACAAAAAGACAAAAGACAGTAACCGATTTCTGGCTTGCCGGTCGTAAGGTCGGTACAATAGGGGTCGGATTTTCCTCGGCAGCTTCATGGCTGACCGCTGGTGGAATATTAGCCGTGATAGGATTCTTCATGCTACTTGGAATGGGCTCCATATGGGGTTTTGTAGCACCGAACATTCTTGCACTGCTTATAATCGCTATATTCGTGAAGAGGATCAAACATCTTCCTGCTATTACACAGGCAGAGCTGCTTGAACAGAGGTACAGTTCTGCTATCCGTGCTCCTGTGGGAATTATCATCACGATCGTAATGATCCTTTTCGCAGTTGCCGATATCAAGGGATTTGCTCTTGTGTTGCAGATATTCTACGGTGTTGATCCGATCTATGCAGCATTGATAGTTGCCCTTGCAGTATCCGTATATGTTACTCTTGGTGGACTGCATGCCGTTGTCTGGACCGATGTGATCCAGTTCGCGTTCCTTTCCATATTTGCGATCATTATGGCATTCCTTGCAGTTGATTCAGTTACTTCTAATGTTGCTACTATATCAACAGCATCAGATCTATTCTCCGGCGTTCCCGGCGACTGGTGGAACCCGTTCATCATCGGTATCCCAATGGTGCTGATTTTCGTATTTGCTATTATCCCTGGATGGATCACTGAGCAGGACCCATGGCAGAAGGTCTGGGCAGCTAAGGATTCAACATCAGCAAGAAACGGTCTGGTGCTTGGTTCTCTTCTTGTAACAATTGTGTTCAGTGCATGTGCAGTTATTGCTATTGCTCTCAGTGCATTGTATCCGGAGATTCCTGCAGCAGGTTTCCCAATGGGAATGGCTCAGGCAGAACCTGCATTACTGACCTACATTGTAAGCACATTCTCACCTGCAATTATCGGCCTCAGCGCTATTGGTCTTGCAGCAGCTTCAATGTCCTGTGCTGATACCTTTGCAACATCCGGTGCATCATGTGTCTCACGTGATATCTACCAGAGGTTCATAAGGCCGGACGCAACAATGAAGCAGATGCTTGCCATCAACAGGCTTAGTGTCCTTTTCATAGTCGCTGCAGCAACTGTGGCTTCATTCTTCATTGATGGTATCATCGAAGCGATCCACATTGCAACCTTCATTGCAAGTGCATCCTACTTCTTCCCTCTCATGGGCGGATTGTACTGGAAGCGTGCTACCAAGGAAGGTGCACTGGCCGGTCTGATCGTTGGTGCTGTTGCACAGATCAGTTTTACAATATATGACAAGGTAATGACCTCACCTATGGCTCCACCATACCTTGAGACCGTACATCCGATCCTCATGAACCATGGTGTCATTGTGGGAATGGCCCTCAGTGGAATTGCATTCTTCGGTGTCTCATTCATGACAAGGCCATCAAATATTGTTAATCTTGCTCCTTTCTTCAAGGAAGCAGCAGAAGAGCTGGCAAGTCACGAGGCCCAGGCAGTTGATGAGGACAGTGCAGAGTACAAGAAGTTCCTGAAGAACGTCGATGAGCAGATCACAGGAGAACGTGCACACCTTCACCTGAGGCTTGAAGGTTCTGCAACTGTTAACTGGACAAGGTTCGTTGAACAGCTCAAGGATTCCTATGCTGCATGGGTCACACCAACAGGCATTGATTCTGTGTACAGGCTTATCCAGGCTGACATGCTTGCATGTGTTTCCATCACACGAGGTGAGGGCGAGAAGGAGATCTGGTTCGCATCCGAACCACCTGTTGACTCTGTGGAGATGCAGAAAAGGGAACTTTTCATCGCATACAAAGAGGTTGCAGCTGCTCTCGAAGAGACCGGCGTGATCCTCACAATGGCAAACAACGACTAA
- a CDS encoding radical SAM protein, whose protein sequence is MSKFSPVIAARAVWQMRVRKRPFVLSHAVNSRCNMSCSFCEYWKEQGGEMALDDIFRMLDDASSFGIGVYNAWTVEPLLREDLPQILAYAKSKGMITSLITNGKLLKERANDFHDLDYLSVSVDGTKSYKEIRGMDFEVLLDAIMAVKDKLKNPLLMNCVISGKNLDDIEELIQLARDIDVKISFEPLYEFSGIKDNVWDSMGIRDVGKYHSTIDRIIEMKKEGYPIINSFTYLEMIRELKKGYNCHVNNLILNVTADGSIEHCRVHREKMGNVKDGIVNVWNASKDRQNTLAKNCEGCFFFGYVENSLMYDLNLEVMQHYEWM, encoded by the coding sequence ATGTCAAAATTTTCTCCCGTCATCGCAGCACGTGCGGTCTGGCAGATGAGAGTACGAAAAAGACCTTTTGTTCTCTCACATGCGGTCAATTCCAGGTGTAACATGAGCTGTAGCTTTTGTGAATACTGGAAGGAGCAGGGCGGTGAGATGGCCCTTGATGACATTTTCAGGATGCTTGACGATGCCAGCTCTTTTGGTATTGGCGTTTATAATGCCTGGACCGTTGAACCTCTTCTTCGTGAGGATCTGCCACAGATCCTTGCTTATGCAAAAAGTAAGGGCATGATAACTTCCCTGATAACCAATGGGAAATTGCTGAAAGAGAGAGCTAACGACTTTCATGATCTTGATTATCTTTCTGTTTCCGTGGACGGAACAAAAAGCTACAAAGAGATCCGTGGCATGGACTTTGAAGTCCTTCTTGATGCGATCATGGCCGTTAAGGACAAACTTAAGAATCCTCTGCTGATGAACTGTGTGATCAGCGGAAAGAACCTCGATGACATCGAAGAGCTCATTCAGCTTGCACGAGATATCGATGTGAAGATATCCTTTGAGCCGTTGTATGAGTTCAGCGGGATCAAGGATAATGTATGGGACAGCATGGGTATTCGTGACGTGGGTAAATATCACAGTACCATCGATCGGATCATTGAGATGAAAAAGGAAGGTTACCCTATCATAAATTCGTTCACATATCTTGAAATGATCCGGGAGCTGAAAAAAGGCTACAATTGCCATGTCAACAACCTGATACTGAATGTAACAGCAGATGGTTCAATTGAGCATTGCCGTGTTCACAGGGAGAAGATGGGCAATGTAAAGGATGGTATCGTTAATGTGTGGAATGCTTCAAAGGACAGGCAAAATACACTGGCGAAGAATTGTGAGGGTTGTTTCTTCTTCGGCTATGTTGAGAACAGCCTGATGTATGACCTGAATCTTGAGGTCATGCAGCATTATGAGTGGATGTGA
- a CDS encoding DUF5803 family protein, with protein MNRTIITTVFIFAIALMASGCIDELVPVDEEAVAPDLSTYELQVFYDTTEEGDLLNTTTFYLTDNGSANVVHMVVNASVIEVIPLEDILNPNKEAISNIVILAGNAEDTEPSFETFETLSTSSIDDVPVFNYTMEEEVIRGQKHIYMKFNESITGIVAYSMTAPMGQDFMYIPSHDSVVRFVLPEGFTTGNPFIGKVSPEPEERYFDDLNREVLVWYDLRATAGSFTEMAREFLKVEITEEDLPYNPIVIKFYSTSAPRMLLIGTIILGGGALIVLGNYLSTRRRLRKAREVIEEGFDEKGKNKLK; from the coding sequence ATGAATAGAACAATTATAACAACAGTATTCATTTTCGCTATTGCACTAATGGCATCAGGATGCATTGATGAACTCGTTCCTGTGGATGAGGAAGCTGTAGCTCCTGACCTTTCCACATATGAGCTGCAAGTCTTTTACGACACCACGGAAGAAGGCGATCTGTTAAACACGACCACTTTCTATCTTACAGACAACGGATCTGCTAATGTAGTTCATATGGTCGTGAATGCTTCTGTAATTGAGGTGATCCCTCTTGAGGATATACTGAATCCTAACAAGGAGGCAATCTCTAATATAGTCATACTTGCAGGCAACGCTGAGGATACTGAACCCTCCTTTGAGACCTTTGAAACGCTTTCAACATCTTCGATAGATGATGTGCCTGTTTTTAATTATACTATGGAAGAGGAGGTAATCCGGGGGCAGAAGCACATCTACATGAAGTTCAATGAAAGTATCACCGGAATTGTGGCTTATAGCATGACGGCTCCCATGGGGCAGGATTTCATGTACATACCTTCCCATGATTCGGTTGTAAGGTTCGTCCTTCCTGAAGGCTTTACAACAGGTAATCCGTTTATAGGCAAAGTGAGCCCTGAGCCTGAAGAAAGATACTTTGACGATCTTAACAGGGAGGTCCTTGTATGGTACGATCTGCGTGCAACAGCCGGTTCTTTCACAGAGATGGCAAGGGAATTCCTTAAGGTAGAGATCACTGAAGAGGATCTGCCTTACAACCCTATAGTTATCAAGTTCTATTCGACATCCGCTCCCCGCATGCTTTTAATAGGTACGATCATCCTTGGTGGCGGAGCACTTATTGTACTTGGTAACTACCTTTCAACGAGAAGACGACTTCGCAAGGCCCGGGAGGTCATCGAAGAAGGATTCGATGAGAAAGGAAAGAACAAATTGAAATGA